Proteins encoded by one window of Crocosphaera sp. UHCC 0190:
- a CDS encoding DUF2834 domain-containing protein produces the protein MIRRISFALLWLGFITYAFVFAPPDQPDTLDLIKSLSLGQWDGINPLIIALFNIMGIWPVIYSVLLFRDGQQQKIPAWPFAVGSFALGAFALLPYLVLREPITTIQPKLKEVKSESKLLQILESRWLGIGILIGVMTLLTYGFGQGNWSDFVQQWQTNRFIHVMSLDFCMLAILFPTLLGDDMKRQGISNPVLFWVTVGIPLLGSTIYLLIRDYFHETTQPI, from the coding sequence ATGATTCGGAGAATTAGTTTCGCGCTTCTTTGGCTTGGGTTTATCACCTATGCCTTTGTTTTTGCTCCCCCTGATCAACCAGATACCTTAGACTTAATTAAGTCTTTATCTCTTGGCCAATGGGATGGTATTAATCCTCTGATTATTGCTTTATTTAATATTATGGGAATTTGGCCAGTCATCTACAGTGTATTACTATTTCGGGATGGACAACAGCAGAAAATTCCAGCTTGGCCTTTTGCGGTAGGCTCATTCGCATTAGGTGCGTTTGCGCTGTTACCCTACCTAGTTTTACGAGAACCAATAACAACGATTCAACCCAAGTTGAAAGAAGTTAAGAGTGAGAGTAAATTGTTACAGATTTTAGAGTCCCGTTGGCTAGGAATTGGGATCTTAATTGGGGTGATGACGTTGCTCACCTACGGTTTTGGGCAAGGGAATTGGTCGGATTTTGTACAACAATGGCAGACTAACCGTTTTATTCACGTGATGAGTTTAGATTTTTGTATGTTAGCTATTTTGTTTCCTACACTGTTAGGAGATGATATGAAGCGACAGGGTATAAGTAATCCAGTTTTGTTCTGGGTTACAGTTGGTATTCCACTCTTGGGTTCAACAATTTATCTGCTCATTCGTGATTATTTTCATGAAACTACTCAACCTATTTAA
- a CDS encoding putative dsRNA-binding protein gives MDNPVGELMGIIQKYRLKKPDFQFKKNQGKWQCTCVITLEDTQLRETALGATKKEVKTQTAMAIVPILKEHLQKVH, from the coding sequence ATGGATAATCCTGTGGGTGAATTGATGGGAATCATTCAGAAATATAGATTAAAAAAACCTGACTTTCAGTTTAAAAAGAACCAGGGTAAATGGCAATGTACTTGCGTGATTACCCTTGAAGATACCCAACTAAGAGAAACCGCATTAGGAGCAACGAAAAAGGAAGTCAAAACTCAAACAGCAATGGCTATTGTTCCTATTCTTAAGGAACATTTACAAAAAGTTCATTAA
- a CDS encoding GIY-YIG nuclease family protein: MTIDLPSQPGTYCLVFHCLTSSLVTIGKLGTYQIKLGYYCYIGSAFGRGGLKSRINRHLQINKRHHWHLDYLRPSLTTVEAWYSNDTIKREHQWANLLLEDDQSTIPITKFGSSDCDCPAHLFYYEERPRFDKFYDKIVETLPNHDISNKLIYSAMLNRI; the protein is encoded by the coding sequence ATGACTATTGATTTACCTTCTCAACCAGGAACTTATTGTTTAGTTTTCCACTGTTTAACTTCATCACTTGTCACCATAGGCAAACTAGGAACTTATCAGATTAAACTTGGTTATTATTGTTACATTGGTAGTGCCTTTGGACGAGGGGGACTCAAATCAAGAATTAATAGACATCTACAAATTAATAAACGTCATCATTGGCATCTTGATTATCTCAGACCGAGTTTAACTACTGTTGAAGCTTGGTACTCAAATGATACAATTAAAAGAGAACATCAATGGGCTAATTTGTTACTTGAAGATGACCAATCAACCATTCCTATTACAAAGTTTGGCTCATCAGATTGTGATTGTCCTGCTCATTTATTCTATTATGAAGAAAGACCTAGATTTGATAAATTTTATGATAAGATAGTTGAAACTTTACCCAATCATGATATCAGTAACAAGCTGATTTATTCAGCCATGTTAAATAGGATTTAA
- a CDS encoding EF-hand domain-containing protein — translation MKISLNEHQTEDLRKFFAEVDKDNNGKIDQEELRELLETIWGKDMNIDITSAVQSTFNKCDLNHDGFITFEEFLTLAH, via the coding sequence ATGAAAATTTCCTTAAATGAACATCAAACAGAAGACTTAAGAAAATTCTTCGCCGAAGTTGATAAGGATAATAATGGAAAAATTGATCAAGAAGAATTAAGGGAATTATTAGAAACTATCTGGGGAAAAGACATGAATATTGACATTACTTCGGCAGTTCAATCAACTTTTAATAAATGTGACCTCAATCATGATGGTTTTATTACTTTTGAGGAGTTTCTTACTTTAGCTCATTAA
- a CDS encoding cupin domain-containing protein — MIYPLKKGDYTRLTKFLDGANTEKFGAKSHNYPEEILILSGRLYDAAFDQWLSAGYYASRPPDEVHGPFIADGECLVLEISYPSQSHEN; from the coding sequence ATGATTTATCCTTTGAAAAAAGGTGATTACACAAGATTAACCAAGTTTCTAGATGGGGCCAATACCGAGAAGTTTGGGGCAAAAAGTCATAATTATCCTGAAGAAATTCTAATTTTATCGGGTCGTCTTTATGACGCAGCCTTTGACCAGTGGCTATCGGCTGGTTATTATGCTAGTCGTCCTCCAGATGAAGTCCATGGCCCCTTTATTGCTGATGGAGAATGTCTTGTCCTAGAAATATCCTATCCCAGTCAATCACATGAAAATTGA
- a CDS encoding putative toxin-antitoxin system toxin component, PIN family: MPNKKTLKVIIDTNLWISFLIGKQLASLKPLLIEGTIQPVFSSQLLEEINRVTQRPKLQKYFPSNKVQELIDFLKIVGLLIEINSKVSICRDAKDNYLLALAQDSQSDFLITGDQDLLILKKFQNTIIVTYSDFVSQLSEHN, encoded by the coding sequence ATGCCAAACAAGAAAACGCTTAAAGTTATTATTGATACGAATCTCTGGATTAGTTTTTTGATTGGAAAGCAGTTAGCTAGTCTTAAGCCTTTATTAATTGAAGGAACAATTCAACCTGTTTTTTCTTCACAACTGCTAGAAGAAATTAATCGGGTTACTCAAAGACCTAAATTACAGAAATATTTTCCCAGCAACAAAGTTCAAGAATTAATTGATTTTCTGAAAATAGTTGGCTTATTAATAGAGATTAATTCAAAAGTTTCTATTTGTCGAGATGCTAAAGATAATTATCTCTTAGCCTTAGCTCAAGATAGTCAATCTGATTTTTTAATAACAGGAGATCAAGATTTATTAATTTTAAAAAAATTTCAAAATACCATCATTGTAACTTACTCAGATTTTGTCTCTCAATTGTCTGAACATAATTGA
- the vap15 gene encoding type II toxin-antitoxin system VapB15 family antitoxin: MTQKTEPLSPNFDDILHLVKQLPREDKIRLSKELEKDTIKTQLTQLLEAFQTDELSLETISEEVEAIRADIYAKQENA, from the coding sequence ATGACTCAAAAGACGGAACCACTTTCTCCAAACTTTGACGACATTCTTCACTTAGTGAAACAATTGCCCAGAGAAGATAAAATTAGGCTGAGTAAAGAATTAGAAAAAGATACTATTAAAACTCAATTAACTCAACTGTTAGAAGCTTTCCAAACTGATGAACTTTCTTTAGAAACTATCTCAGAAGAAGTCGAAGCAATTAGGGCTGACATTTATGCCAAACAAGAAAACGCTTAA
- a CDS encoding DUF2997 domain-containing protein, with translation MSEQITITVDQNGNFTLEVNGAKGDNCLSLTKPLEEALGGIEQREFKPEYRQSSHQINQQHLSN, from the coding sequence ATGAGTGAACAAATTACCATTACTGTTGATCAAAACGGTAACTTTACCCTCGAAGTTAACGGGGCAAAAGGAGATAATTGTCTCTCCTTAACCAAACCTTTAGAAGAAGCACTAGGAGGGATTGAGCAACGGGAATTTAAACCTGAATATCGTCAATCTTCTCATCAGATCAATCAACAACATTTGAGCAATTAG
- a CDS encoding KTSC domain-containing protein, translated as MFTSELDILDHCFQSVIEEQEEIKNGIVIKRIEDLPCKPSTSIAAIGYDHENCILFIQFYSGNTYRYFNAPLTLWQRFITTTGSVGRLYHQEIKGNFKGGQVENLI; from the coding sequence GTGTTTACCAGTGAATTAGATATTCTTGACCATTGTTTTCAATCAGTAATAGAAGAACAAGAAGAAATCAAAAATGGGATTGTTATCAAACGGATTGAAGATTTACCCTGTAAACCTAGCACTTCTATTGCTGCTATTGGATACGACCACGAAAACTGTATTTTATTCATCCAATTTTACAGTGGCAACACTTATCGTTACTTTAATGCACCTTTAACCCTTTGGCAGAGATTTATTACCACTACGGGATCAGTAGGAAGATTATATCATCAAGAGATCAAAGGTAATTTTAAGGGAGGTCAAGTTGAAAACTTAATTTAA
- a CDS encoding AAA family ATPase has translation MIFSELEYFVTASFSLLGVTCAPSAVTSFMRELTAYAANYPSGGYKVFFWTYDKGLGQCGTQEFEQLPNTNDPLNVLENLEDNPEDKALYVLYDFQQFLTGQKADPLVISRLFNLVHKLKTTNQTIILLEEDFSLPQFEGLIHILEYGLPSQTVIKSFLKQLVNRLPDKTTKPHVGDKLIRSCQGLTIAEINDAVRFSLKKYPEITSDILAKQINEFKLAKLKRLGVELSHEPDVKVGGLKTLKTWLARRSKLLTSTNYKLPQPKGVMLVGVPGCGKSLVAKNIGAELGVPVMHLDVRGLYDSLLGQTEKNLKRVLKTAESIAPICLWIDEIEKAFDNGNSQHDGGVSKGVLGTFLNWMQEKNQPVFVIATANKVNNLPPEFLRKGRFDEIFFIDLPTAEERLDILAIHIKKFKILLTDEQLKQLVHQTSDFSGAEIAYLVTEAVTLAFSGDRRATFDDLETVLGEMTPQADLDYENLELIRSWARKLARRAS, from the coding sequence ATGATTTTTTCAGAACTTGAGTATTTTGTTACAGCTTCTTTTAGCCTCTTAGGAGTAACTTGCGCTCCGAGTGCGGTAACATCTTTTATGAGAGAATTAACGGCTTATGCTGCTAATTATCCTAGTGGGGGTTACAAAGTTTTCTTTTGGACTTACGACAAAGGATTAGGTCAATGTGGAACACAAGAATTTGAGCAACTTCCTAACACTAACGACCCTTTAAATGTCCTTGAAAATCTTGAAGACAATCCCGAAGACAAGGCTCTTTATGTTCTCTATGATTTTCAGCAGTTTTTAACAGGGCAAAAAGCAGATCCTTTGGTTATCTCTAGATTATTTAATCTAGTCCATAAACTCAAAACAACTAATCAGACTATTATCTTATTAGAAGAAGATTTTAGTTTACCTCAGTTTGAGGGATTGATTCACATTCTAGAGTATGGTTTACCCTCTCAAACTGTCATCAAATCTTTCTTGAAACAATTAGTTAATCGCTTACCTGACAAGACAACTAAACCTCATGTTGGGGATAAGTTAATCAGAAGTTGTCAAGGGTTAACTATTGCAGAAATTAATGATGCAGTTAGGTTTAGTCTCAAGAAATATCCTGAAATTACCAGTGATATTTTAGCTAAACAAATTAACGAGTTTAAATTAGCTAAACTTAAACGATTAGGGGTAGAATTATCTCATGAACCTGATGTGAAAGTTGGAGGACTCAAAACTCTCAAAACTTGGTTAGCTAGACGCAGTAAATTGTTGACTTCTACTAATTATAAATTACCTCAACCCAAGGGAGTAATGTTAGTAGGAGTACCAGGATGTGGAAAAAGTTTAGTAGCTAAGAATATTGGGGCAGAGTTGGGAGTTCCTGTGATGCACTTGGATGTTAGAGGACTTTACGATTCTTTGTTGGGTCAAACCGAAAAGAACCTCAAACGAGTTCTCAAAACGGCTGAGTCCATCGCACCTATTTGTCTGTGGATCGATGAAATTGAGAAAGCTTTTGATAATGGTAATAGCCAACATGACGGGGGGGTATCCAAGGGAGTTTTAGGCACATTTCTTAACTGGATGCAGGAGAAAAATCAACCCGTCTTTGTTATTGCCACCGCTAATAAAGTTAACAACTTACCACCAGAATTCTTGAGAAAAGGACGGTTTGATGAGATATTCTTTATCGACTTGCCCACAGCAGAAGAAAGACTCGATATTCTAGCAATCCATATCAAGAAGTTTAAGATTCTCTTGACTGATGAACAACTCAAACAGTTGGTACATCAAACCAGCGATTTTAGTGGGGCTGAAATCGCATATCTTGTTACTGAAGCTGTGACTTTGGCTTTTAGTGGCGATCGCCGTGCTACCTTTGATGACCTAGAAACTGTTCTGGGAGAAATGACCCCTCAAGCGGATCTCGATTACGAGAATCTTGAGTTGATCAGAAGTTGGGCGAGGAAATTAGCACGTCGGGCATCGTGA
- a CDS encoding DUF6908 domain-containing protein, with amino-acid sequence MGRLSEIISVAHYQEINGDLVADPDISFKIYHLTENQQSWIPLEIRQVMAWRTVSYLENNKIVRFSPKGQKEIASFCSMWADNLKSQGWHIKGKTNPKIKASSSYFTPLT; translated from the coding sequence ATGGGAAGATTATCAGAGATAATTAGTGTTGCCCATTATCAAGAAATCAATGGTGATCTTGTTGCAGATCCTGATATTTCTTTCAAAATCTATCATTTAACAGAGAATCAACAGTCGTGGATTCCTCTCGAAATCAGACAAGTAATGGCTTGGCGAACTGTTAGTTATTTAGAAAATAACAAAATAGTTCGTTTCAGTCCAAAAGGACAAAAAGAAATAGCTTCATTTTGTTCAATGTGGGCTGACAATCTCAAGTCTCAGGGTTGGCATATTAAAGGAAAAACTAACCCCAAGATCAAAGCATCATCTTCTTATTTTACACCATTGACGTAA
- a CDS encoding siphovirus Gp157 family protein, giving the protein MPTPNGELTPRELLAQFREMSLRELSTEAENLAQIIETSSDDEDSLFDELQQYLNAITEAKIDGYCWYHDILTAEIDEWKTKKLTLAQMCDEVIQHKEAQLNAMKQNLLRLASKGLIPHYLLGKNKAIEIRANSKPSVEVLCAADDPGFPEKFRSSQITYKPDKEAIVQAHESGQDVSGFATVTWGKQVRFKNAPRRKRQKTDE; this is encoded by the coding sequence ATGCCTACACCTAACGGTGAACTAACCCCCCGTGAATTGCTTGCTCAATTTCGAGAAATGTCTCTGAGGGAATTATCTACTGAAGCTGAGAATCTCGCACAAATCATCGAAACTTCATCGGACGATGAAGATAGTTTGTTCGACGAACTTCAGCAATATTTAAACGCAATAACCGAGGCTAAAATTGATGGTTACTGTTGGTATCACGATATTTTAACGGCTGAAATTGATGAATGGAAAACCAAAAAACTTACACTCGCTCAGATGTGCGATGAGGTAATTCAACACAAAGAAGCCCAACTCAATGCCATGAAGCAAAATCTCTTGAGATTAGCCTCCAAGGGTTTAATTCCTCATTATCTCTTGGGGAAAAACAAAGCTATTGAAATTAGAGCTAATTCTAAACCATCGGTTGAAGTCTTGTGTGCTGCTGATGATCCTGGTTTTCCTGAAAAATTCCGTTCCTCCCAAATTACCTACAAACCTGATAAAGAAGCCATAGTACAAGCCCATGAATCCGGTCAAGACGTTTCTGGATTTGCCACCGTCACTTGGGGAAAACAAGTGAGATTTAAGAACGCACCTCGCAGGAAACGTCAGAAAACCGATGAGTAA
- a CDS encoding ParB/RepB/Spo0J family partition protein has protein sequence MTSSSQQVTSKRNRPYQSTLSDKVDLLLGATDNLNVNRVELPLDKLYSWKGQPRTYFGQEALQQLASSLVSQGMEYPLIVRPTVDGYEVIAGERRFQAARLAKLANVPVSIRHLDDEQALEVALCENLDREDLNPLEILNSLFQLLSHRLSLSSSQITDLLQSMKYQWETKEETSQDIDIPNPSDEQQQTVKQVFERYGYNWYSYTCNQLKLRSLPDYLYEAIATGQIEYSKGLRFKPIKDESLGKELLEQAIAYRWSQREITQQIKNYLSKETKPLPNQSPNPSSRINQLTSQLKKTKLWKSNPQVWKKVETRLKYIENVLASLEEDTDIVSEET, from the coding sequence ATGACCAGTTCTAGTCAACAAGTAACCAGTAAGCGAAATCGCCCGTATCAAAGCACTTTAAGTGATAAAGTCGATCTTCTTCTAGGGGCGACAGACAACTTAAACGTCAATCGAGTTGAATTACCCCTTGATAAGTTGTACTCTTGGAAAGGTCAACCTCGTACTTACTTTGGTCAGGAAGCGTTACAACAATTGGCTTCATCTCTGGTTAGCCAAGGGATGGAATACCCCTTAATTGTACGCCCAACTGTCGATGGGTATGAAGTCATCGCCGGAGAACGGCGATTTCAAGCAGCCCGATTAGCTAAACTAGCCAATGTTCCTGTTTCTATTCGCCACCTGGATGATGAGCAAGCCCTTGAAGTAGCTCTCTGTGAAAATTTAGACCGAGAAGATCTCAATCCTCTAGAAATTCTTAATTCTCTGTTTCAACTGTTAAGTCATCGGCTTTCTTTAAGCTCTTCTCAAATTACCGACTTGCTTCAATCTATGAAGTATCAATGGGAAACTAAAGAAGAAACTTCACAGGATATCGATATCCCGAATCCATCTGATGAGCAACAACAGACCGTTAAACAAGTATTTGAACGATATGGCTACAATTGGTATTCATATACTTGTAACCAACTGAAACTACGTTCTTTACCGGATTATCTTTATGAGGCGATCGCCACTGGGCAAATTGAATACTCTAAAGGGTTAAGATTCAAGCCGATTAAAGATGAATCTTTAGGTAAAGAGCTTTTGGAGCAAGCTATTGCCTATCGGTGGAGTCAAAGAGAAATTACTCAACAAATCAAAAATTATCTATCAAAGGAAACAAAACCCTTACCTAATCAATCCCCTAATCCTTCGTCTCGAATCAACCAATTGACTAGCCAACTCAAAAAAACTAAGCTTTGGAAGTCTAATCCTCAAGTTTGGAAAAAAGTTGAAACTCGATTAAAGTATATAGAAAATGTACTCGCTTCCCTTGAAGAAGATACGGACATTGTTAGTGAAGAAACCTAA
- a CDS encoding ParA family protein, translating to MTPIITLFNQSGGVGKTTLTMNLGYALARFSLKVLLIDLDPQSSLTTFMGIEPTELSETLYDALLQEKDLPILSSIHKMDLVPTNINLSVAELELVSALNREGRLKIKLETVRDQYDFILIDCPPSLGLLSVLGLTAATHLLVPIETEFKSYFGTGLLLDTVARVRRHVNPFLSFAGFVPMKFDGRRSQHTRTYGQMKQELSLLGTVFTPIPDSTVFPDAAEDRCPLAVFKPQHRAVEVLSSIAKELIQL from the coding sequence ATGACCCCTATTATTACTTTATTCAATCAATCAGGGGGAGTAGGCAAAACCACCCTAACCATGAACTTAGGATATGCTCTGGCCAGATTCTCTTTAAAAGTGCTGCTTATCGATCTTGACCCTCAATCCTCTCTGACAACATTTATGGGAATTGAGCCAACGGAACTGTCTGAGACTCTTTACGATGCTCTTCTTCAAGAGAAGGACTTGCCGATTCTTTCTTCCATTCATAAGATGGATTTAGTCCCAACAAATATCAATCTCAGTGTCGCTGAACTTGAGTTGGTATCGGCTCTCAATCGGGAAGGAAGGCTAAAAATTAAGCTAGAAACAGTTCGGGATCAATATGATTTCATCTTAATTGATTGTCCTCCGAGTCTGGGGCTTCTTAGTGTTCTGGGACTAACTGCCGCGACACATCTTCTTGTTCCTATCGAAACCGAGTTTAAAAGCTATTTCGGCACAGGATTACTTTTAGATACTGTGGCTAGAGTGCGTCGCCATGTTAATCCCTTTTTATCATTTGCTGGTTTTGTTCCCATGAAATTTGATGGCAGACGTTCACAGCATACGAGAACCTATGGGCAAATGAAACAGGAACTCTCGTTACTAGGAACTGTATTTACGCCAATTCCCGACTCGACTGTTTTTCCTGATGCGGCTGAAGATCGTTGTCCTCTAGCCGTTTTTAAACCTCAACATCGAGCAGTAGAAGTGTTGTCGAGTATTGCTAAGGAGTTAATTCAACTATGA
- a CDS encoding ATP-binding domain-containing protein gives MPVSMSHYIMLSRNLIYTGLTRAKQLAIIVGSSKAICVAVNQWNQKQRYTRLVERLI, from the coding sequence ATGCCTGTTTCGATGTCCCATTACATCATGCTGTCACGGAATCTCATTTATACAGGGCTTACCCGTGCTAAACAGTTGGCCATTATTGTGGGGTCATCGAAGGCGATTTGTGTTGCGGTTAACCAATGGAACCAAAAGCAGCGATATACAAGACTGGTTGAAAGGTTGATCTGA